The following proteins come from a genomic window of Aspergillus oryzae RIB40 DNA, chromosome 4:
- a CDS encoding potassium ion transporter (Na+/K+ transporter), with product MFSSFIRGVSSLKSQVPLLKNLHLNYILIHYTYIIAMSIITSIIIYPGNDLAYIDALFFAAGAATQSGLNTVDFNLLRTYQQVILYWVSMLTTPIFINTVLVFVRLYWFEKRFQHVVRDARALRQTRSRMRTISEDKDNQTHDREEAGVGGRAIVVLRNNQGDAPGREQQDAIYKTPSDSESGPSSSAARDESGNTSEQETDPNNNLKRGFGSLRVPAQLSPEQHIAFLENQRKPKGALRIPSPREYDRGGVPEALEEGEGEGAEAARQTSNLSDEPPSPRHVEEDDQVGPMEGPHITINEPDMIRTRTRNSTFPRLDTRPTVRETRDFGDPSPLARTTTRRPTFTGVFRSLTQERDRNTLPYLSWNATVGRNSQFVDLTEEQRDELGGIEYRALKTLAVVLISYYVFFHLLGVVCLVPWIMTTRWGAVVTNIGQGRPWWAIFTAASSFNDVGFSITPDSMSSFQEAVFPLLLLAFLIIIGNTGFPCMLRLIIWLLSKFARKESPLWEELRFLLDHPRRCFTLLFPRNATWWLFAILVALNGIDLIFFIILDLKDSAVTSLSTGIKILDGLYQAACTRTAGFSVVSISELHPAVQVSYMIMMYISVFPIAISLRRTNVYEEQSLGVYPAEEDDNEDNQTAPSYIGAHLRRQLSFDLWYVFLGLFIITIVEGGRLQRQDDYSFQIWSVLFEVVSAYGTVGLSMGYPGVNASFASQFQTLSKLVIIAMQVRGRHRGLPYSLDRAILLPSEALNHHEIADAERRMRRRASSLSQISSLALS from the exons AACCTTCACCTCAACTACATCTTGATACACTATACTTATATCATTGCGATGAGCATAATCACCTCGATTATCATTTACCCAGGAAACGACCTCGCCTACATCgatgctctcttcttcgcagcgGGGGCCGCCACGCAGAGTGGACTGAATACCGTCGACTTCAACCTGCTAAGGACATACCAGCAGGTGATCCTCTACTGGGTCTCCATGCTGACAACTcccattttcatcaataCCGTTCTCGTCTTTGTCCGACTGTACTGGTTTGAGAAGCGGTTTCAGCACGTGGTGCGTGATGCTCGAGCTTTGCGCCAGACCCGATCCAGAATGCGGACCATTAGCGAAGACAAGGATAACCAGACTCATGACCGTGAGGAGGCCGGTGTTGGGGGTCGCGCCATTGTGGTGTTGCGCAATAACCAGGGAGACGCCCCGGGCCGGGAGCAACAAGACGCTATCTACAAAACACCCTCCGACAGTGAGTCGGGGCCCAGTTCGTCAGCGGCCAGAGATGAGAGTGGCAATACCTCTGAGCAAGAAACCGACCCGAACAACAACTTGAAGCGAGGGTTTGGGAGTCTCCGGGTTCCAGCCCAGTTGAGCCCCGAACAGCACATTGCCTTCTTGGAGAACCAAAGGAAGCCCAAGGGTGCGTTGAGAATTCCCAGTCCAAGGGAATATGATCGTGGTGGCGTTCCCGAGGCCctggaagaaggggaaggtgaaggagCAGAAGCCGCTCGCCAGACCAGCAATCTATCCGACGAGCCACCGAGCCCACGCCatgtggaggaggatgaccaGGTAGGACCGATGGAGGGTCCGCATATCACCATCAATGAGCCGGATATGATCCGGACACGGACGAGGAATTCCACCTTCCCCCGGCTAGATACCCGTCCTACCGTGCGCGAGACGAGGGACTTCGGCGATCCGTCGCCTCTTGCTCGCACCACCACCCGGAGACCCACGTTCACCGGTGTGTTTCGGTCCCTGACGCAGGAGAGAGACCGGAACACGCTTCCATATCTGAGCTGGAATGCAACGGTCGGTCGTAATTCCCAGTTCGTTGATTTGACTGAGGAACAACGTGATGAGCTAGGAGGCATCGAATATCGGGCACTCAAAACATTGGCGGTCGTGTTGATCTCGTACTATGTCTTCTTTCACCTGCTGGGGGTCGTCTGCCTAGTGCCATGGATCATGACGACCCGTTGGGGTGCGGTTGTCACCAATATCGGGCAAGGTCGACCTTGGTGGGCGATCTTCACGGCTGCGTCCTCTTTCAACGACGTGGGGTTCTCCATCACCCCTGACTCGATGAGCTCCTTCCAGGAAGCCGTTTTTCCCCTGCTTCTGTTGGCATTCCTCATCATTATCGGCAACACAGGCTTCCCCTGTATGTTGCGATTGATCATTTGGCTGTTGTCCAAGTTTGCGCGAAAAGAATCTCCCTTGTGGGAGGAGTTGAGGTTTCTCTTAGATCACCCTCGTCGCTGTTtcacccttctcttcccccgTAATGCTACCTGGTGGCTGTTCGCGATCCTAGTGGCGTTGAACGGGATTGATCTGATCTTTTTCATTATTCTGGACTTGAAAGATTCGGCGGTCACCTCATTATCTACCGGTATCAAAATCCTAGACGGCCTTTACCAGGCCGCGTGCACACGTACTGCAGGCTTTTCTGTTGTCAGCATATCCGAATTACATCCCGCTGTCCAGGTGTCCTACATgatcatgatgtatattTCCGTTTTTCCGATTGCCATCTCTCTCCGGCGAACCAATGTCTATGAAGAGCAGAGTCTTGGAGTCTACCCtgcagaggaagatgacaacGAGGACAACCAGACCGCGCCGAGTTATATTGGAGCTCACTTGCGGCGGCAGCTAAGTTTCGACTTGTGGTACGTGTTCTTGGGCTTGTTCATCATCACTATTGTAGAAGGAGGGCGCCTGCAGCGCCAGGACGATTACTCGTTTCAAATCTGGTCTGTGCTTTTCGAGGTCGTCTCCGCCTATGGCACTGTCGGTTTATCCATGGGGTACCCAGGAGTCAATGCATCTTTCGCGAGTCAGTTCCAAACACTGTCCAAGTTAGTTATCATCGCCATGCAAGTCCGTGGTCGGCATCGTGGTCTCCCCTACTCACTGGACCGTGCCATCCTGCTTCCATCCGAGGCTTTGAACCACCATGAAATTGCGGATGCAGAGCGTCGAATGCGCCGCCGTGCCTCCAGTCTCAGCCAGAT AAGCTCTCTTGCTTTATCGTGA